The Aedes albopictus strain Foshan chromosome 1, AalbF5, whole genome shotgun sequence genomic interval gcataaataactatcattaactttccactgcattcattattatattgttaaccttaacttttatcttacagatatggtaccatctattccatcattggagtcaattccgtcaacagatcaactacagggtccccataatattgagaagtttaataccattgctgaaacattgagtttatcgccaatctcatctagaaacatgagaagtatggaatatcgcataaacaaatcattgcagattacgaaagcagttcgaaaaaatatcttcggaatagattcaacggatgttggcaaagtggaggcgtatgacgagataattatgcagttaaaggataagttcaatcaccctacaactgacagaagcgaacagattaaaatactatctgtacttcctaagtcttggtcgttaaataaaatcacaagagagtttaacgcaccaatgtatatggcgaggcaggtgaaggatcttatttatgaacagggtattctttgtaccaccgaaaaaagaagggggcatggtattgatgacgatacaaaacaaatagtaagagaattttttgatgataatgatatcagcaggccaatgccaggaacaaatgattttgtttctgaggttcgaaatgaaaaaaaacaacaagttcaaaaacgacttttgatgatgtcgctcaaagaggcttatatgatttttgtagatatgtacaaaactgtgaatattggtttcacagtatttacacagttgcgaccaaagcattgtattttacttgattctactggtatacataatgtatgcatatgtactattcatgaaaatgtaaatttaatgttcaacagtataagaattgtgtcacaagatgaaataatacaaaaaatgctttgcgatatttccaccagaacagataattgccttttccgtgcttgtgaaaagtgtgcttgtaatgaacacattgaagaggaacttacattgatattagaatcaaatgacaaagaagagattatatttcagcagtggttgaatactaatcgctgtaatttagaaacgattattaaacctgttgatgaatttgttccgtatcttgttgataaaattgacaaacttataacacacgactttattcataaacaacaatcatcatttctcagaaataaaaaagatacattaaaggatgatgaaattcttgcgatttgtgatttctctgaaaactattcattcataattcaaaacgctgctcaaggatatcattggaacaactcgcaagcaacaatacacccatttgaaatttactatatgaaagataataaacttgtaaatgttagcttcattatcatatcggaagtaatggttcacgatacagttgcggtccagttgttcatctcaaaaatgatagattttatgaaacaattaacgaacttttctaaaatttattttatgtctgatggagcagcatcacaatacaaaaataagaagaactttgctagtctatgtagattccagtcaaagcatgcattaagagcagaatggcatttttttgcaacgtcccacggtaaaggtccatgtgatgctattggtggcactctcaagcgaatggcaaagagagcaagtcttgctcgagattatggaaataccataacaactccacgagagttatataactgggcagttgtacagacagataaaaatataactaaattaaatttctgttacgtatccactgaacagtacattaaaatgtcagaagatctcgaagaaatatataataacgccaaaacaataccaggcactcagaaattccatagttttttgcctattcctggcgacaaagtaaaggcaaacaggtaccgtaaaacggggtatctttgataatgcgggtaactttgatagtacggCAGGCATTGTATAATTTATCCTATATCtctgattccttcaaccagttaagaaaaaggtaaacgtaaatcaattctatacatatgaaagttcatcttagacgaattttcattaaaatctagtttatatacaactttttcacaaaaaataaaaattgttgatatttttgtcatttatcaaccccttcaaacaaactgctatacgacttcgttaaaactattttttcaatgaattgactcttattctcgatagattcatcatagtagattccaaatctggccttgaatctcttaacgaagtgtgtttttatgaaatggaagcaattttgtaaaatgtgacataaatctccatacattgataaacgcctaaaagtatgtaatgcccttgtaatttcatgtagataaatatgtgttgttctaaatttgttaataaaacattaaaaaactactcaaaaaagaaaactaaccatgcatagcatgtaatcatatgttgatgtaccgttaagcattcattattacaaagataatgatttttgatagctaaatttattgtgatttgcactcaatactccacaaactcatttttatatgtagagttTAGTAAAATATcactgttttgatataaaaattctatctaatatattccacaagccttctctcatcatgttcatacgcttaagatttcaatctgtgattattttttgagatttgatgggtt includes:
- the LOC134285777 gene encoding uncharacterized protein LOC134285777, whose amino-acid sequence is MSLILIDKIHSMGYTHEIDESMSICESCRGLISHNRSPNTKKRRSDGNDETMQPEPSTSGQQIEHELDMVPSIPSLESIPSTDQLQGPHNIEKFNTIAETLSLSPISSRNMRSMEYRINKSLQITKAVRKNIFGIDSTDVGKVEAYDEIIMQLKDKFNHPTTDRSEQIKILSVLPKSWSLNKITREFNAPMYMARQVKDLIYEQGILCTTEKRRGHGIDDDTKQIVREFFDDNDISRPMPGTNDFVSEVRNEKKQQVQKRLLMMSLKEAYMIFVDMYKTVNIGFTVFTQLRPKHCILLDSTGIHNVCICTIHENVNLMFNSIRIVSQDEIIQKMLCDISTRTDNCLFRACEKCACNEHIEEELTLILESNDKEEIIFQQWLNTNRCNLETIIKPVDEFVPYLVDKIDKLITHDFIHKQQSSFLRNKKDTLKDDEILAICDFSENYSFIIQNAAQGYHWNNSQATIHPFEIYYMKDNKLVNVSFIIISEVMVHDTVAVQLFISKMIDFMKQLTNFSKIYFMSDGAASQYKNKKNFASLCRFQSKHALRAEWHFFATSHGKGPCDAIGGTLKRMAKRASLARDYGNTITTPRELYNWAVVQTDKNITKLNFCYVSTEQYIKMSEDLEEIYNNAKTIPGTQKFHSFLPIPGDKVKANRYRKTGYL